A stretch of Hoplias malabaricus isolate fHopMal1 chromosome 10, fHopMal1.hap1, whole genome shotgun sequence DNA encodes these proteins:
- the LOC136708046 gene encoding ependymin-like — translation MKLLILFSFCSCLALNACAQPPRCATPPLLVGSLGITGKDGTFRSFGQYAYDAVSEQIRFKDEGSFNNKPFSIDLLMHFKQGFVYEIDSTKSTCKKYKLKSTFHPMRIPTNAKFLGEVILGTSSIPQMGLQVTSWEGEETDIAAKYLLTFTDYTCLPVSAVVHTKEFGWLTVGFFNQLLGILDPMSFVPPSFCDTDAEANLPVTDFFSVLTSSK, via the exons ATGAAGCTCCTTATTTTGTTCTCCTTCTGTTCATGCCTGGCACTGAATGCCTGTGCACAGCCTCCTCGATGTG CGACACCTCCACTGTTGGTTGGAAGCCTGGGAATA ACTGGGAAAGATGGCACCTTCAGGTCCTTTGGACAGTATGCGTATGATGCTGTGAGTGAGCAGATTCGTTTCAAAGATGAAGGGTCATTTAACAACAAGCCCTTTTCCATAGACCTACTCATGCATTTCAAACAG GGATTTGTTTATGAGATTGACTCCACCAAATCCACCTGTAAGAAATATAAGCTGAAAAGCACCTTCCATCCCATGCGGATTCCAACAAATGCAAAATTTCTGGGGGAAGTCATTTTGGGAACTTCGTCCATCCCTCAAATGGGTCTGCAGGTCACCAGCTGGGAAGGAGAGGAGACAGATATAGCAG CAAAGTACCTTCTCACCTTCACGGACTACACCTGCCTGCCAGTCTCCGCTGTGGTCCACACTAAGGAATTTGGGTGGTTGACCGTGGG CTTCTTCAACCAGCTTCTTGGCATCCTGGACCCCATGTCCTTCGTCCCTCCTAGTTTCTGTGATACAGATGCAGAGGCGAACCTGCCTGTGACAGATTTCTTCAGTGTCCTGACCTCTTCCAAATAA